One window of the Eucalyptus grandis isolate ANBG69807.140 chromosome 6, ASM1654582v1, whole genome shotgun sequence genome contains the following:
- the LOC104448920 gene encoding probable acyl-activating enzyme 1, peroxisomal, whose amino-acid sequence MAAKKRMEGMIRCSANYAPLTPISFLERSAVVYRDRPSVVYGDVAYTWGETRRRCVKLASALDGLGVSRGDVVAALVPNIPAMYELHFGVPMAGAVLCTLNIRHDSAMVSVLLKHSEAKIVFVDSQFLNIMLGAFDILSKSMMKLPSLIVIQDGPEISSSVSYTNTATRHLEYEHLVASGKLDFEVRWPEDEWDPISLNYTSGTTSNPKGVIYSHRGAFLNSLAAALLNEMQSMPVYLWCVPMFHCNGWCLTWAIAAQGGTNICLRNVTAEGIFENVARHKVTHMGGAPTILNMIVHAQASQRRSLPGKVMVMTGGAPPPSEVLFRMEALGFGVTHSYGLTETYGPGTVCTWKPEWDSLPPEARAKIKARQGLHHLGLEEVDVKNPVTMETVPSDAKAMGEVMFRGNTVMNGYLKDTKATETAFKGGWFRSGDLGVKHPDGYIELKDRAKDIIISGGENISTIEVESTLFAHPAILEAAVVGRPDDHWGETPCAFVKLKDGCKVTKEEIIKYCRANLPHYMAPKTIVFADLPKTSTGKTQKFVLREKAKAMGSLTRKVDSKL is encoded by the exons ATGGCGGCCAAGAAGCGGATGGAGGGAATGATCAGGTGCTCCGCCAACTACGCTCCCCTGACTCCCATCAGCTTCCTCGAGCGCTCGGCCGTGGTGTACCGGGACAGGCCCTCCGTCGTGTACGGGGACGTGGCGTACACGTGGGGGGAGACGCGCCGCCGGTGCGTCAAGCTCGCCTCCGCCCTCGACGGGCTCGGCGTTTCCCGCGGCGACGTG GTTGCTGCTTTGGTGCCCAATATTCCAGCAATGTACGAGCTACATTTTGGTGTTCCAATGGCTGGGGCGGTTCTTTGTACACTGAATATCCGCCATGATTCAGCGATGGTATCTGTGCTGCTAAAGCATTCTGAggcaaaaattgtttttgtggACAGCCAGTTTCTTAATATCATGCTGGGAGCATTTGACATACTGTCAAAATCAATGATGAAGTTACCATCTCTAATTGTAATCCAAGATGGTCCTGAAATATCCTCCAGTGTCAGCTACACAAATACTGCTACCCGGCACTTGGAATATGAACATCTCGTGGCATCTGGCAAACTTGATTTTGAGGTCAGGTGGCCAGAAGATGAATGGGATCCCATCTCTCTCAACTACACTTCGGGAACCACATCGAACCCAAAAGGCGTCATTTACAGCCATAGAGGTGCTTTTCTGAATTCTCTTGCAGCAGCTCTTCTGAATGAGATGCAATCGATGCCTGTATATTTATGGTGCGTGCCCATGTTTCACTGCAACGGCTGGTGTCTCACTTGGGCTATCGCAGCTCAGGGTGGGACAAACATTTGCTTGAGAAATGTCACTGCAGAAGGCATATTTGAAAATGTGGCTCGGCATAAGGTGACTCACATGGGTGGTGCTCCCACTATTCTGAACATGATCGTCCATGCACAAGCTAGCCAACGGCGGTCGCTGCCGGGAAAGGTCATGGTCATGACTGGTGGGGCCCCACCACCTTCAGAGGTCCTTTTCAGAATGGAAGCGCTAGGATTTGGGGTAACGCACTCCTACGGCTTGACAGAAACTTATGGGCCGGGAACAGTCTGCACTTGGAAACCAGAATGGGATTCTCTCCCCCCCGAAGCACGTGCTAAGATCAAGGCTCGACAGGGACTGCACCACCTTGGCCTGGAAGAAGTTGATGTCAAAAATCCTGTCACAATGGAAACTGTACCATCCGATGCTAAGGCCATGGGCGAGGTCATGTTCAGGGGTAACACCGTGATGAATGGATATTTGAAGGACACAAAAGCGACTGAGACTGCATTTAAGGGTGGGTGGTTCAGGAGTGGTGATTTGGGTGTGAAGCACCCAGATGGTTATATAGAACTAAAAGATCGCGCCAAGGATATCATTATTTCAGGGGGAGAGAATATAAGCACGATTGAAGTGGAATCCACCTTATTTGCTCATCCGGCTATACTCGAGGCAGCTGTTGTTGGGAGACCGGACGATCACTGGGGGGAAACTCCTTGCGCGTTCGTTAAGTTGAAAGATGGGTGCAAGGTTACCAAGGAGGAAATAATCAAGTATTGCCGGGCTAATCTACCACACTATATGGCGCCCAAGACTATTGTTTTCGCCGACCTTCCGAAGACTTCAACTGGGAAGACGCAGAAATTCGTCCTTAGGGAGAAGGCCAAGGCCATGGGAAGCCTTACTAGAAAAGTGGACAGCAAACTGTAA